The stretch of DNA TGCAACCCGCCACCAGGTGTATTTGCTGCATTCGGCCCTAACCCGGCGGCCGGGCAGAGCGCGGACGAATTCCATTCGGTTTCCGGGAGGCGGAACGCCGGGGCTGCTCACCGGACGTTCACGGACCGGCCGATACCCTCGTGCCCCGTGGCAGCCTCGAACCGCGCGAACCGCACGACCCGCCGCCTGCGGACGGCCGCGGGTGCGCTGCTCGTCGCGGCCGCGTTCGCCGGTTGCGCCCAGTTCCCGAACGAGCACCCGAACGCCTGGAAAGACCAGCCGTCGCTGGAACCGCAGGCCGGACCGCAGCCGTCGATCGAGCAACCGCCGCCACCACCGCCACCGCCCGGGCAGCCGGTGCCCGAGGAACCGGCCGTTCCGGAAGGCTGCGTGGACCCTGATCCGTCGGTCGTCGCTACCTGCTTGTCCCCGGTCGGCGCGGTCGCGGTGCTGCCGGACGGGCAGAGCGCGCTGGTCGCCGAACGCGACACCGGCCGGGTGCTGCGAGTGCGCAAGGACAGCGAACCGGTGGAGGTCGCCCGCGTCCCGGTCGACTCGTCCGGCGACGGAGGGCTGACCGGGCTCGCGCTGTCCCCCAGTTACCAGGAGGACGAGCTCTTCTACGCCTACGCCAGCACCGGCGGCGGCAACCAGGTCCTGCGCGTGGCGCCGGGCGACCGGCCGAAACCGGTGCTGACCGGCATCCCGAAGGGCGGCTCCGGCAATTCCGGTGCGCTGCTCGACGACGGCCAGGGCGGGCTGCTGGTGGCCACCGGCGATGCGGGCGATCCGGCGAACGCCGCGGACCCGGCTTCGCTGGCGGGCAAGGTGCTGCGCATCGACGCGTTCGGCGCGCCAGCGCCCGGCAACCCCGATCCGGCGTCGCCGGTGGTGGCCTCCGGGGTGACCAGTCCCGGCGGGCTGTGCGGATCGGCCGCGGCCGGGATCTGGCTGACCGACCGGGACGCCTCCCGCGACTCGCTGCACCGCGTGCAACCGGGTCAGCCGGTGGGGTCGGCGGTGTGGAGCTGGCCGGACCGGCCCGGAGTCGCCGGATGCGCCGCGGCGCCGAACGGGATCGTGGTGGCGTTGCGCGAGGCCGCGGCGCTGTACACGCTCACGCCCGGGCCCGGCGGTTCGATCACCGGGGAACCCGCCAAGGTCATGGAGAACACCTACGGCCGGTTCTCCGCCGCGGCGATGAGCAAGGACGGGCAGCTCTGGCTGGGCACCGCGAACAAATCCGGTGGCCGCCCGGTACCCAGCGACGACCGGGTGCTGCGCATCGACCCGCCGAGCGGCGGCACCGCGGGCAAGGACTGAGCGTTCGAGGTCTTCGCCGAAGATTCGACTACCCGGCGGAATCACCGTCCTCGCTGACGGGCCACCGCAGCGGAAGGCTCCCCCGTCGTTCACCCGGCAGGCAGCGAGCTCGCGCCGCCATGCGTGGCGCACCTGACGCGGCCGCGCCGCTCGTGGTCCACTCAGGACACTCCGCCGCGCGTGATCGGGACCGCGGCGCGATGCCGGACGGGGACCCGCGATGGACTTGCAGCAGCTGTACGTGGCGCTGCTGGCAGGTGGACTCGTGCTGCTGGCGAGCATCGTGGCCACCCGCGCGGCTTCCCGGGTCGGACTGCCCGCGCTGCTGCTGTTCCTCGTCGTCGGGCTCGCGATCGGCGAGGACGGGCTCGGGCTGCGCTTCGACGACGCCCAGCTCGCGCAGAACCTCGGCACCGCCGCGCTGGCGGTGATCCTGGTCGAAGGCGGGCTCACCACCAGGTGGGCGGACGTGCGCGCGCTGCTGGCGCCTTCCGGGATGCTGGCCACGGTCGGCGTCGGCGTGAGCGTGGCGGTCACCGCGACCGGCGCGCATCTGCTGATCGGGCTGGACTGGCAGCCCGCGCTGCTGCTCGGGGCGATCGTGTCGTCCACCGACGCCGCCGCGGTGTTCTCCGTGCTGCGCACGCTGCCGGTGCCGCGGCGCGTGGCGGGCCTGCTGGAGGCGGAGTCCGGGTTCAACGACGCGCCGACGGTGATCCTGGTGCTGCTGTTCAGCAGCATCCCGTTGAGCATCGAACCGGTCGGGGTGGCCGCGAACCTGCTCTACCAGCTCGTCGTCGGCGCCGTGGTCGGGTTCGCCGTCGGCAAGCTCGGCGCCTGGGGGCTGCGGCGGATCGAGCTGCCCGCTTCGGGGCTGTACCCGCTGGCGATGTTCGGGCTGGGAGTGGTCGCGTTCGCCACGTCCGGAGCGATCGCCGCTTCCGGTTTCCTCGCCGCCTACGTCGCGGGATTGGTGCTGGCGAACTCCGGCCTGCCGCATCGGGCTTCGCTGCGCTCGTTCGCCGAAGGGCTCGGCTGGCTGGCGCAGATCGGCCTGTTCGTGCTGCTGGGACTGCTGGTCACGCCGCACGAGCTGCTGCCGGAGCTGCTGCCCGCACTGGTCGTGGGCCTGGTGCTGCTGCTGGTGGCGCGGCCGCTGTCGGTGGCGGTGTCGCTGGTGCTGTTCAAGCTGCCGTGGCGCGAGCAGGTCTTCGTGTCGTGGGCGGGCCTGCGCGGCGCGGTGCCGATCGTGCTGGCGACGTTCCCGGTGGTGGCCGGGGTGCCGGGCAGCAGCCGGGTGCTCGGCCTGGTGTTCGTGCTGGTCGCGGTGTTCACGCTGGTGCAGGGGCCGGGACTGCTGCGGCTGGCGCGGTTGCTGGGGCTGATCCGGGCGGACGCGGCGCAGGAGATCCAGGTCGAGGTGGCGCCGCTGGACGTGCTCGACGCGGAGCTGCTGACGGTGTCGATCCCGCCGGGCTCGCAGCTGCACTACGTGACGGTGCTGGAGCTGCGGCTGCCCGACCCGAGCGTGATCACGCTGGTCATCCGCGGCGAGACCTCGTTCGTGCCGAGCCCGGAAACCCGCCTGTCCACCGGCGACGAACTGCTGATCATGACGACGGCCGCGGTCCGCACCGCGACCGAGCGCCGACTGCGCGCGGTGGGCCGCCGCGGCCGCCTGGCCCACTGGTTCGGCGAATACGGCGACCCCGACTGACCCGGTCCCTCGACGGGTGAACGGACTCCAGCCGGACCAACGAGCCGCTCGCTCGGAACCGCTCTCCGCCGGCCGGGTAGCGCGTGCGCGGGTCCGCAATGAGTGAACGGCCTGTTGGTCCAATCTGGTCGGACCAACAGGCCGTTCACTCGGAAGAAGTCACCGGTGCGGGAGCGCCGGAGTGGCGGCTCACTGCCCGCAGGCGGCGAGGATGAGTTCGCGGACGCGCTTGGCGTCGGCCTTGCCGCCGGTCGCCTTCATGACCGCGCCGACGACCGCACCCGCGGCCTGCACCTTGCCGCCGCGGATCTTCTCGACCACGTCCGGCTGCGCGGCCAGCGCCTCGTCCACCGCGGCCTGCAGCTCGGAGTCGTCGGAGACGACCTCCAGCCCTTGGGCGGCCACGACCTCGTCCGGCTCGCCCTGCCCGTCGAGCACGCCGTCGACGACCTGGCGCGCCAGCTTGTGCGTCAGCTTTCCTTCGGTGACCAGCTCGATCACCCGCGCGACCTGCGCGGGCTGGATCGGCAGCTCGCCGAGCTCGACGCCGCGGGTGTTGGCCTGCTGGGACAGGTAGGCCACCCACCAGGACCGCGCCTCGGACGGCGCCGCGCCGGCGTCCACAGTGGATGCGACCAGGTCCAGCGCGCCCGCGTTGACCAGGTCGCGCAGTTCCTCATCGGACAGCGACCACTCCTGCTGGATGCGCTTGCGCCGCTCCCAGGGCAGTTCCGGCAGCGTCTGGGACAGCTCGCCGACCCACTCGCGGGACGGGGCGATCGGCACCAGGTCCGGCTCCGGGAAGTAGCGGTAGTCCTCCGAGGTCTCCTTCGGCCGACCGGCCGAGGTCGCCGCGGAAGCCTCGTCGAAGTGCCGCGTCTCCTGCTTGATCTCGCCGCCGGAGACCAGCACCGCCGCGTGCCGCCGCATCTCGTAGCGCACCGCCCGCTCGACGCTGCGCAGCGAGTTCACGTTCTTCGTCTCGGTGCGGGTGCCGAACTCCGCCGCGTCCTTGGCCATCAGCGACACGTTCGCGTCGCAGCGCAGCGAGCCCTGGTCCATCCGCACGTCGGAGACCTCCAGCGAGCGCAGCAGGTCCCGCAGCGCGGCCACGTAGGCCCGCGCCACCTCGGGCGCGCGTTCGCCTGCGCCGGTGATCGGCTTGGTGACGATCTCGATCAGCGGCACCCCGGCCCGGTTGTAGTCCAGCAACGAGTGCTCGGCGCCGTGGATCCGCCCGGTGGCACCGCCGACGTGCAGCGACTTGCCGGTGTCCTCCTCCATGTGCGCGCGCTCGATCTCGACGCGGAAGGTCTCCCCGTCGTCGAGCGCCACGTCGAGGTGGCCGTCGAAGACGATCGGCTCGTCGTACTGCGAGGTCTGGAAGTTCTTCGGCATGTCCGGGTAGAAGTAGTTCTTCCGCGCGAACCGGCACCACTCGGCGACCTGGCAGTTCAGCGCGAGCCCGATCCGGATCGCCGATTCCACCGCTTTGCCGTTGACCACCGGCAGCGCACCGGGCAGGCCCAGGCACACCGGGCAGACCTGGGTGTTCGGTTCGGCGCCGAAGGCGTTGGCGCAGCCGCAGAACATCTTGGTGGCCGTGGACAGCTCCACGTGCACCTCGAGGCCCAGCACCGGGTCGAACCGCTCCAGGACCTCCTCGTAGTCCATGATCTCGGCGACCGCGGTCACTTCGCGTCCTCCCCCTTGCGCAGCGTGCGGATCGCCAGCGCGGTGCCGGTGACCAGGCCGAGCGCGGTGATGATCGAGTCGGCCATCGCCAGCTTGTCGTTGTTGGCCTTGGCGTCGCGGATGCTCGCGCGCAGCCCGAAGGCCGCCGACAG from Saccharopolyspora sp. SCSIO 74807 encodes:
- a CDS encoding PQQ-dependent sugar dehydrogenase, with the protein product MAASNRANRTTRRLRTAAGALLVAAAFAGCAQFPNEHPNAWKDQPSLEPQAGPQPSIEQPPPPPPPPGQPVPEEPAVPEGCVDPDPSVVATCLSPVGAVAVLPDGQSALVAERDTGRVLRVRKDSEPVEVARVPVDSSGDGGLTGLALSPSYQEDELFYAYASTGGGNQVLRVAPGDRPKPVLTGIPKGGSGNSGALLDDGQGGLLVATGDAGDPANAADPASLAGKVLRIDAFGAPAPGNPDPASPVVASGVTSPGGLCGSAAAGIWLTDRDASRDSLHRVQPGQPVGSAVWSWPDRPGVAGCAAAPNGIVVALREAAALYTLTPGPGGSITGEPAKVMENTYGRFSAAAMSKDGQLWLGTANKSGGRPVPSDDRVLRIDPPSGGTAGKD
- a CDS encoding potassium/proton antiporter, with protein sequence MQQLYVALLAGGLVLLASIVATRAASRVGLPALLLFLVVGLAIGEDGLGLRFDDAQLAQNLGTAALAVILVEGGLTTRWADVRALLAPSGMLATVGVGVSVAVTATGAHLLIGLDWQPALLLGAIVSSTDAAAVFSVLRTLPVPRRVAGLLEAESGFNDAPTVILVLLFSSIPLSIEPVGVAANLLYQLVVGAVVGFAVGKLGAWGLRRIELPASGLYPLAMFGLGVVAFATSGAIAASGFLAAYVAGLVLANSGLPHRASLRSFAEGLGWLAQIGLFVLLGLLVTPHELLPELLPALVVGLVLLLVARPLSVAVSLVLFKLPWREQVFVSWAGLRGAVPIVLATFPVVAGVPGSSRVLGLVFVLVAVFTLVQGPGLLRLARLLGLIRADAAQEIQVEVAPLDVLDAELLTVSIPPGSQLHYVTVLELRLPDPSVITLVIRGETSFVPSPETRLSTGDELLIMTTAAVRTATERRLRAVGRRGRLAHWFGEYGDPD
- the gatB gene encoding Asp-tRNA(Asn)/Glu-tRNA(Gln) amidotransferase subunit GatB, giving the protein MTAVAEIMDYEEVLERFDPVLGLEVHVELSTATKMFCGCANAFGAEPNTQVCPVCLGLPGALPVVNGKAVESAIRIGLALNCQVAEWCRFARKNYFYPDMPKNFQTSQYDEPIVFDGHLDVALDDGETFRVEIERAHMEEDTGKSLHVGGATGRIHGAEHSLLDYNRAGVPLIEIVTKPITGAGERAPEVARAYVAALRDLLRSLEVSDVRMDQGSLRCDANVSLMAKDAAEFGTRTETKNVNSLRSVERAVRYEMRRHAAVLVSGGEIKQETRHFDEASAATSAGRPKETSEDYRYFPEPDLVPIAPSREWVGELSQTLPELPWERRKRIQQEWSLSDEELRDLVNAGALDLVASTVDAGAAPSEARSWWVAYLSQQANTRGVELGELPIQPAQVARVIELVTEGKLTHKLARQVVDGVLDGQGEPDEVVAAQGLEVVSDDSELQAAVDEALAAQPDVVEKIRGGKVQAAGAVVGAVMKATGGKADAKRVRELILAACGQ